Genomic DNA from Brassica rapa cultivar Chiifu-401-42 chromosome A04, CAAS_Brap_v3.01, whole genome shotgun sequence:
atggggtcgcaccctgtaggccgtgtaactgcatgcatcGTTAATGTTtgatcttggaatatctaatggagatggtatttatatttattttccctctaggctcggttagccttggtggttttctgtgtttagtctatatataaatattataagtatgagtgaatggcaggtgtcgtggagatgatgtttaagataagattcacatcgatgGAATGATAGGCCTTATATATGCATTCttattagttatggaatatatttccactgcatacaaatggagttgATTGCTCGAGATATTACTAATATACGTTGGGGTGcaggactaggctcactgagtaaactagttactcatgactcatttgttatgcaggtaaccagtagacgggaGACCATACTCTAGGACTTGAAGGAATATCATTAgtcagcggtagttttattatccttgcaaaggcgttttgctatttcttatgtataagatttgttgaccaaaaacttcgaggttaatttataacaaatttggcAAGATGATTTTAAATGATATCTGAAGAATGTTTtcaaagtacgggttccatatgatattagtcttTGTCCGGACGAATTAACTATCAGGTATTGTTTTTTTGGGTTAAAAAGCCGAaagtgatatctgataggatcgttggtgttctttggttgttggtctaaggcgattggaagtattctgagaatctcagatcgaccatcgaggaacatcgaccgtatcatttccggtcatctacgatcgggagTGTTATAGTTGGTCACCGGAAACTGCTCTAATCCACTGCAGTTGCTCACTTGTAGTTGCAGCCTCAACACCACAATTACCGCAGACACAGACTCTGACCACATATTCGATGACCAGAACAAACCTACCACACAATTCCTTTTAAAGATAATGTCTATGGGTTCACCAAAATACGAAGTTCGAGGAACGCCTTTCgttctctttttttcttggtCGGCAGGGTCAGGGCCTTTCTCGCTGGGCGAGCGCATCCGATTCAAAAGTCCTTTCCTAAACTTACGGTGATGATGGCTCAAGATTCGTAATGGCGAAGGTTTTTCCCATGTCAAATGaagtaaatgtaaaaaaaatctaagaaaaaaagATTAACTTGAAGATTTGAATGAAATCGGCGGTGAACGAAACGAGGAGTTAAGATGGCTGGAATTTGAAGTAAgtacaaattttcaaaaaaatggtaatggatttaaagaagaagagaaagatggGAAAGAAAATTGAATACAGAGAAAGAAACGAAGGTGATGGAAGTAACAATCATTAAGACCATGTCCATCGGCGGTCCTTGCCGCAGGGttcccaaaaaagaaaaaaaataaataaatgaaataggAGGAAAAAGGACAGGACCAGTACTTATTATGGGATTTTAGGAAATGGTAAGTAACCCTAGGTGGCAGTGTTTCATTGGATGTCGAGATTGTGTCTCTCTCCTTTGTTCCGCTGTGAAACTTTAGGAGCTCGAGCTCCGACTCCCCTTCTTCTTCGTATCAAGCTTCTCCATAGCCGCTACAGCACTTCGTCATCAATCTGAGCTTCTCCGGCGATAGCATCAAGCCCTCTGGTCGTAACCGTGTTCACCATTCCAAGCCGCCGCATCGCTCCGCGATTCCCCATCTCCGTTCAGCTCTAAACCGTGACAGCTTTCTCCATGGCGTCAATCCTCCACTGTCGTCGGAATCAACGAGCTTCCGCCTCTTCAAGCCACCGTCCATGTTACACTGCGACAGTAGCTCACCTTCGTCGTCGAGCTCGAGCTTCGCCGTCGTCGTCTTGCTCGCAGTCTCACCTCCACCTTGGATCTTCTTTATCCTCGTCGCGAATCTCCCACCGCTCGAGAAAAAGTTAAGGACCCCTATGAGGTCCTACCATTGgacaaaga
This window encodes:
- the LOC117133397 gene encoding uncharacterized protein LOC117133397; the protein is MRYRKERIIKSGDLEHVLSKEPLRDLIGVLNFFSSGGRFATRIKKIQGGGETASKTTTAKLELDDEGELLSQCNMDGGLKRRKLVDSDDSGGLTPWRKLSRFRAERRWGIAERCGGLEW